A single window of Zea mays cultivar B73 chromosome 10, Zm-B73-REFERENCE-NAM-5.0, whole genome shotgun sequence DNA harbors:
- the LOC103640962 gene encoding golgin candidate 6 isoform X1 — MDRSINFRGIAGSAGNIMQGMGKFVFGNEGIESKEDSYVERYLYRISNGTIPDDRRSAMTELQSLVAESRSAQMSFGAMGFPILLNILKEDREDVELVRGALETFVSALTPIETSQGPNTEVQPASVNSDLLSQETENISLLLSLLSEEDFYVRYYTIQLLTALLTNSLKRLQEAILLIPRGITVLMDMLMDREVIRNEALLLLTYLTRDAEEIQKIVVFEGVFEKIFSIIREEGYSDGGVVVQDCLELLNNLIRHNASNQMLLKETMGFDPLISILKIRRGSAFNFTQQKTVNLLGALNTVELLLMGGPSGEAGKDANKNANQTALAQKNILDHLLLLGVESQWAPVVLRCMALRCIGNLVLRNPQNLDSLARKQVGEEPHVQPALNAIFSIILRTSVAQEFVAADYVFKCFCERNPNGQALLASTIVPHPNQGNMHEPAIDMPFGRLVCWLYNFCVLLQALVSSDVNGDMEACCRASSVLSHIVKDNMQSKDRVLQIQLETLTPSLGRTEPVLHRIVTCLSIAASTEGENNQNNQPEEPYIQPVILRLLIIWLVDCSNAVNCLLESAVHLNYIIELASSKRYTACVRGLAAVVLGACILYNASHEKGRDAFAVADAISQKIGLTTYFLRFDELRRSLAHPLPEQHHRKELSRSSANSMSDFQEIEEDETNKDDQHPVLSEIFDSQFVNFLSKLEADIRENIMDIFSRTKTATALLPTELEQKNGEVDGEYIKRLKSFVEKQCNEMQDLLARNAMLAEELVRTGGGTTTDTSQRPNNGRERVQIEALRQELEGARRQIEALETDKSQIEAEANNQRNLAVKLESDLKSLSEAYNSIEQANYRLDAEVKTLRQGGSVPYPDVEAIKAQAKEEAEKDSEAELNDLLVCLGQEQTKVEKLSTRLAELGEDVDALLQGIGDDTAIPDDDDDDDEDSEE; from the exons ATGGACCGCTCGATCAACTTCCGCGGCATCGCCGGGAGCGCCGGAAACATCATGCAG GGAATGGGGAAATTCGTTTTCGGCAACGAGGGGATCGAGTCAAAGGAAGATAG CTACGTCGAGAGATATCTTTATCGGATAAGCAATGGCACGATACCTGATGACCGGAGGTCTGCAATGACTGAGCTGCAGTCTCTAGTGGCAGAAAGCCGCTCGGCACAGATGTCGTTTGGAGCGATGG GTTTTCCTATCCTCCTCAATATTTTGAAAGAAGACCGTGAGGATGTAGAGCTTGTGAGAGGTGCCCTGGAGACCTTTGTGAGTGCATTGACTCCTATTGAGACGTCACAAGGGCCAAATACTGAGGTTCAACCAGCGTCAGTGAACTCTGATCTGCTATCTCAAGAAACCGAGAATATTTCTCTTCTTTTGAGCTTATTG TCAGAGGAAGACTTTTATGTGAGATACTACACAATCCAACTTCTAACAGCTCTACTTACAAACTCGCTGAAAAG GTTACAAGAAGCAATTCTATTGATTCCTCGTGGTATAACAGTTCTCATGGACATGCTTATGGACCGTGAG GTCATAAGGAATGAAGCACTGTTACTTCTTACTTATTTGACTCGGGATGCAGAG GAAATTCAAAAAATTGTTGTATTTGAGGGTGTGTTTGAGAAGATATTTAGCATTATTAGAGAGGAGGGCTATTCCGATGGAGGTGTAGTTGTTCAG GATTGCCTTGAACTGTTAAATAATTTAATTCGACACAATGCGTCAAATCAG atgcttttgaaagAGACAATGGGCTTTGACCCATTGATATCAATACTAAAGATTAGGAGAGGCAGTGCATTTAATTTTACCCAACAGAAG ACAGTAAATCTTCTTGGTGCTTTAAATACTGTGGAATTGCTTTTGATGGGGGGCCCATCTGGTGAAGCAGGTAAAGACGCTAACAAGAATGCAAATCAAACTGCATTGGCTCAG AAAAACATTCTGGACCATCTTCTTTTGTTGGGCGTTGAGAGTCAATGGGCCCCTGTCGTTCTCCGCTGTATG GCACTGCGATGTATTGGCAATTTGGTATTAAGAAATCCTCAGAATCTTGATTCTCTTGCAAGAAAACAAGTTGGAGAAGAGCCTCATGTTCAACCTGCACTGAATGCCATCTTCTCTATAATCTTGCGGACCTCTGTAGCGCAGGAATTTGTTGCTGCTGATTATGTATTCAAGTGTTTCTGCGAG AGAAATCCTAATGGCCAGGCATTATTAGCATCAACTATTGTTCCACATCCGAACCAAGGAAATATGCATGAACCTGCTATCGACATGCCTTTTGGAAGGTTGGTTTGTTGGTTGTACAACTTTTG TGTACTTCTGCAAGCACTGGTTTCAAGTGATGTCAATGGAGATATGGAG GCATGTTGCAGAGCATCTAGCGTTCTTTCTCACATTGTCAAGGACAACATGCAAAGCAAGGATCGT GTATTGCAAATTCAGCTTGAGACACTTACACCGTCCTTGGGGCGCACTGAGCCAGTATTGCATCGTATTGTCACATGTTTGTCCATCGCAGCCTCAACAGAGGGAGAAAACAACCAAAACAACCAACCAGAAGAACCGTACATTCAACCTGTTATTCTTCGGCTACTCATCATATGGCTTGTTGATTGTTCAAATGCTGTTAACTGCCTGTTGGAATCAGCAGTGCATCTGAACTACATAATAGAGCTTGCTTCAAGCAAACGTTACACTGCTTGTGTTCGTGGACTGGCTGCTGTTGTTCTAGGTGCTTGCATCCTGTACAATGCTAGCCATGAGAAGGGCCGTGATGCTTTTGCTGTTGCAGATGCTATAAGTCAAAAGATTGGCCTCACAACGTACTTCTTGAGGTTTGACGAATTGAGGAGAAGCTTGGCACATCCTTTGCCAGAGCAGCATCATCGCAAGGAGCTTTCCCGATCAAGTGCGAATAGCATGTCAGATTTCCAAGAAATTGAAGAGgatgaaacaaataaagatgatcAACACCCTGTCCTCTCAGAAATATTTGATTCACAGTTTGTTAATTTTCTTAGTAAGCTCGAGGCTGATATTAGAGAAAACATAATGGATATATTTAGTCGGACAAAAACTGCAACTGCACTCCTTCCTACTGAATTGGAGCAGAAGAACGGGGAGGTTGATGGAGAGTATATCAAACGACTAAAGTCGTTTGtagagaaacagtgcaatgagatGCAG GACTTGCTGGCTCGAAACGCAATGTTAGCAGAAGAGTTAGTGAGAACTGGTGGTGGTACCACCACAGATACTTCACAGAGACCGAACAACGGGCGAGAAAGGGTCCAGATCGAAGCCCTGAGACAAGAACTGGAGGGAGCGAGACGACAGATAGAGGCActcgaaactgacaagtcccagaTCGAAGCCGAAGCTAACAACCAACGAAACCTTGCAGTAAAACTGGAGTCCGATCTCAAGAGCTTGTCAGAAGCTTACAACAGCATAGAGCAGGCCAACTACCGCCTGGATGCCGAGGTAAAAACCTTGCGGCAGGGAGGCAGTGTGCCGTATCCTGACGTGGAGGCAATAAAGGCGCAAGCCAAGGAAGAGGCTGAGAAGGACAGTGAGGCGGAGCTGAACGATCTGCTTGTCTGCCTCGGTCAGGAACAAACTAAGGTTGAGAAGCTGAGCACAAGGCTGGCAGAGCTCGGCGAAGATGTGGATGCCCTTCTGCAAGGTATTGGTGACGACACTGCCATTCCggacgatgatgacgacgacgatgaagatagTGAAGAGTGA
- the LOC103640962 gene encoding golgin candidate 6 isoform X2 has product MDRSINFRGIAGSAGNIMQGMGKFVFGNEGIESKEDSYVERYLYRISNGTIPDDRRSAMTELQSLVAESRSAQMSFGAMGFPILLNILKEDREDVELVRGALETFVSALTPIETSQGPNTEVQPASVNSDLLSQETENISLLLSLLSEEDFYVRYYTIQLLTALLTNSLKRLQEAILLIPRGITVLMDMLMDREVIRNEALLLLTYLTRDAEEIQKIVVFEGVFEKIFSIIREEGYSDGGVVVQDCLELLNNLIRHNASNQMLLKETMGFDPLISILKIRRGSAFNFTQQKTVNLLGALNTVELLLMGGPSGEAGKDANKNANQTALAQKNILDHLLLLGVESQWAPVVLRCMALRCIGNLVLRNPQNLDSLARKQVGEEPHVQPALNAIFSIILRTSVAQEFVAADYVFKCFCERNPNGQALLASTIVPHPNQGNMHEPAIDMPFGSVLLQALVSSDVNGDMEACCRASSVLSHIVKDNMQSKDRVLQIQLETLTPSLGRTEPVLHRIVTCLSIAASTEGENNQNNQPEEPYIQPVILRLLIIWLVDCSNAVNCLLESAVHLNYIIELASSKRYTACVRGLAAVVLGACILYNASHEKGRDAFAVADAISQKIGLTTYFLRFDELRRSLAHPLPEQHHRKELSRSSANSMSDFQEIEEDETNKDDQHPVLSEIFDSQFVNFLSKLEADIRENIMDIFSRTKTATALLPTELEQKNGEVDGEYIKRLKSFVEKQCNEMQDLLARNAMLAEELVRTGGGTTTDTSQRPNNGRERVQIEALRQELEGARRQIEALETDKSQIEAEANNQRNLAVKLESDLKSLSEAYNSIEQANYRLDAEVKTLRQGGSVPYPDVEAIKAQAKEEAEKDSEAELNDLLVCLGQEQTKVEKLSTRLAELGEDVDALLQGIGDDTAIPDDDDDDDEDSEE; this is encoded by the exons ATGGACCGCTCGATCAACTTCCGCGGCATCGCCGGGAGCGCCGGAAACATCATGCAG GGAATGGGGAAATTCGTTTTCGGCAACGAGGGGATCGAGTCAAAGGAAGATAG CTACGTCGAGAGATATCTTTATCGGATAAGCAATGGCACGATACCTGATGACCGGAGGTCTGCAATGACTGAGCTGCAGTCTCTAGTGGCAGAAAGCCGCTCGGCACAGATGTCGTTTGGAGCGATGG GTTTTCCTATCCTCCTCAATATTTTGAAAGAAGACCGTGAGGATGTAGAGCTTGTGAGAGGTGCCCTGGAGACCTTTGTGAGTGCATTGACTCCTATTGAGACGTCACAAGGGCCAAATACTGAGGTTCAACCAGCGTCAGTGAACTCTGATCTGCTATCTCAAGAAACCGAGAATATTTCTCTTCTTTTGAGCTTATTG TCAGAGGAAGACTTTTATGTGAGATACTACACAATCCAACTTCTAACAGCTCTACTTACAAACTCGCTGAAAAG GTTACAAGAAGCAATTCTATTGATTCCTCGTGGTATAACAGTTCTCATGGACATGCTTATGGACCGTGAG GTCATAAGGAATGAAGCACTGTTACTTCTTACTTATTTGACTCGGGATGCAGAG GAAATTCAAAAAATTGTTGTATTTGAGGGTGTGTTTGAGAAGATATTTAGCATTATTAGAGAGGAGGGCTATTCCGATGGAGGTGTAGTTGTTCAG GATTGCCTTGAACTGTTAAATAATTTAATTCGACACAATGCGTCAAATCAG atgcttttgaaagAGACAATGGGCTTTGACCCATTGATATCAATACTAAAGATTAGGAGAGGCAGTGCATTTAATTTTACCCAACAGAAG ACAGTAAATCTTCTTGGTGCTTTAAATACTGTGGAATTGCTTTTGATGGGGGGCCCATCTGGTGAAGCAGGTAAAGACGCTAACAAGAATGCAAATCAAACTGCATTGGCTCAG AAAAACATTCTGGACCATCTTCTTTTGTTGGGCGTTGAGAGTCAATGGGCCCCTGTCGTTCTCCGCTGTATG GCACTGCGATGTATTGGCAATTTGGTATTAAGAAATCCTCAGAATCTTGATTCTCTTGCAAGAAAACAAGTTGGAGAAGAGCCTCATGTTCAACCTGCACTGAATGCCATCTTCTCTATAATCTTGCGGACCTCTGTAGCGCAGGAATTTGTTGCTGCTGATTATGTATTCAAGTGTTTCTGCGAG AGAAATCCTAATGGCCAGGCATTATTAGCATCAACTATTGTTCCACATCCGAACCAAGGAAATATGCATGAACCTGCTATCGACATGCCTTTTGGAAG TGTACTTCTGCAAGCACTGGTTTCAAGTGATGTCAATGGAGATATGGAG GCATGTTGCAGAGCATCTAGCGTTCTTTCTCACATTGTCAAGGACAACATGCAAAGCAAGGATCGT GTATTGCAAATTCAGCTTGAGACACTTACACCGTCCTTGGGGCGCACTGAGCCAGTATTGCATCGTATTGTCACATGTTTGTCCATCGCAGCCTCAACAGAGGGAGAAAACAACCAAAACAACCAACCAGAAGAACCGTACATTCAACCTGTTATTCTTCGGCTACTCATCATATGGCTTGTTGATTGTTCAAATGCTGTTAACTGCCTGTTGGAATCAGCAGTGCATCTGAACTACATAATAGAGCTTGCTTCAAGCAAACGTTACACTGCTTGTGTTCGTGGACTGGCTGCTGTTGTTCTAGGTGCTTGCATCCTGTACAATGCTAGCCATGAGAAGGGCCGTGATGCTTTTGCTGTTGCAGATGCTATAAGTCAAAAGATTGGCCTCACAACGTACTTCTTGAGGTTTGACGAATTGAGGAGAAGCTTGGCACATCCTTTGCCAGAGCAGCATCATCGCAAGGAGCTTTCCCGATCAAGTGCGAATAGCATGTCAGATTTCCAAGAAATTGAAGAGgatgaaacaaataaagatgatcAACACCCTGTCCTCTCAGAAATATTTGATTCACAGTTTGTTAATTTTCTTAGTAAGCTCGAGGCTGATATTAGAGAAAACATAATGGATATATTTAGTCGGACAAAAACTGCAACTGCACTCCTTCCTACTGAATTGGAGCAGAAGAACGGGGAGGTTGATGGAGAGTATATCAAACGACTAAAGTCGTTTGtagagaaacagtgcaatgagatGCAG GACTTGCTGGCTCGAAACGCAATGTTAGCAGAAGAGTTAGTGAGAACTGGTGGTGGTACCACCACAGATACTTCACAGAGACCGAACAACGGGCGAGAAAGGGTCCAGATCGAAGCCCTGAGACAAGAACTGGAGGGAGCGAGACGACAGATAGAGGCActcgaaactgacaagtcccagaTCGAAGCCGAAGCTAACAACCAACGAAACCTTGCAGTAAAACTGGAGTCCGATCTCAAGAGCTTGTCAGAAGCTTACAACAGCATAGAGCAGGCCAACTACCGCCTGGATGCCGAGGTAAAAACCTTGCGGCAGGGAGGCAGTGTGCCGTATCCTGACGTGGAGGCAATAAAGGCGCAAGCCAAGGAAGAGGCTGAGAAGGACAGTGAGGCGGAGCTGAACGATCTGCTTGTCTGCCTCGGTCAGGAACAAACTAAGGTTGAGAAGCTGAGCACAAGGCTGGCAGAGCTCGGCGAAGATGTGGATGCCCTTCTGCAAGGTATTGGTGACGACACTGCCATTCCggacgatgatgacgacgacgatgaagatagTGAAGAGTGA
- the LOC103640962 gene encoding golgin candidate 6 isoform X3 has protein sequence MDMLMDREVIRNEALLLLTYLTRDAEEIQKIVVFEGVFEKIFSIIREEGYSDGGVVVQDCLELLNNLIRHNASNQMLLKETMGFDPLISILKIRRGSAFNFTQQKTVNLLGALNTVELLLMGGPSGEAGKDANKNANQTALAQKNILDHLLLLGVESQWAPVVLRCMALRCIGNLVLRNPQNLDSLARKQVGEEPHVQPALNAIFSIILRTSVAQEFVAADYVFKCFCERNPNGQALLASTIVPHPNQGNMHEPAIDMPFGRLVCWLYNFCVLLQALVSSDVNGDMEACCRASSVLSHIVKDNMQSKDRVLQIQLETLTPSLGRTEPVLHRIVTCLSIAASTEGENNQNNQPEEPYIQPVILRLLIIWLVDCSNAVNCLLESAVHLNYIIELASSKRYTACVRGLAAVVLGACILYNASHEKGRDAFAVADAISQKIGLTTYFLRFDELRRSLAHPLPEQHHRKELSRSSANSMSDFQEIEEDETNKDDQHPVLSEIFDSQFVNFLSKLEADIRENIMDIFSRTKTATALLPTELEQKNGEVDGEYIKRLKSFVEKQCNEMQDLLARNAMLAEELVRTGGGTTTDTSQRPNNGRERVQIEALRQELEGARRQIEALETDKSQIEAEANNQRNLAVKLESDLKSLSEAYNSIEQANYRLDAEVKTLRQGGSVPYPDVEAIKAQAKEEAEKDSEAELNDLLVCLGQEQTKVEKLSTRLAELGEDVDALLQGIGDDTAIPDDDDDDDEDSEE, from the exons ATGGACATGCTTATGGACCGTGAG GTCATAAGGAATGAAGCACTGTTACTTCTTACTTATTTGACTCGGGATGCAGAG GAAATTCAAAAAATTGTTGTATTTGAGGGTGTGTTTGAGAAGATATTTAGCATTATTAGAGAGGAGGGCTATTCCGATGGAGGTGTAGTTGTTCAG GATTGCCTTGAACTGTTAAATAATTTAATTCGACACAATGCGTCAAATCAG atgcttttgaaagAGACAATGGGCTTTGACCCATTGATATCAATACTAAAGATTAGGAGAGGCAGTGCATTTAATTTTACCCAACAGAAG ACAGTAAATCTTCTTGGTGCTTTAAATACTGTGGAATTGCTTTTGATGGGGGGCCCATCTGGTGAAGCAGGTAAAGACGCTAACAAGAATGCAAATCAAACTGCATTGGCTCAG AAAAACATTCTGGACCATCTTCTTTTGTTGGGCGTTGAGAGTCAATGGGCCCCTGTCGTTCTCCGCTGTATG GCACTGCGATGTATTGGCAATTTGGTATTAAGAAATCCTCAGAATCTTGATTCTCTTGCAAGAAAACAAGTTGGAGAAGAGCCTCATGTTCAACCTGCACTGAATGCCATCTTCTCTATAATCTTGCGGACCTCTGTAGCGCAGGAATTTGTTGCTGCTGATTATGTATTCAAGTGTTTCTGCGAG AGAAATCCTAATGGCCAGGCATTATTAGCATCAACTATTGTTCCACATCCGAACCAAGGAAATATGCATGAACCTGCTATCGACATGCCTTTTGGAAGGTTGGTTTGTTGGTTGTACAACTTTTG TGTACTTCTGCAAGCACTGGTTTCAAGTGATGTCAATGGAGATATGGAG GCATGTTGCAGAGCATCTAGCGTTCTTTCTCACATTGTCAAGGACAACATGCAAAGCAAGGATCGT GTATTGCAAATTCAGCTTGAGACACTTACACCGTCCTTGGGGCGCACTGAGCCAGTATTGCATCGTATTGTCACATGTTTGTCCATCGCAGCCTCAACAGAGGGAGAAAACAACCAAAACAACCAACCAGAAGAACCGTACATTCAACCTGTTATTCTTCGGCTACTCATCATATGGCTTGTTGATTGTTCAAATGCTGTTAACTGCCTGTTGGAATCAGCAGTGCATCTGAACTACATAATAGAGCTTGCTTCAAGCAAACGTTACACTGCTTGTGTTCGTGGACTGGCTGCTGTTGTTCTAGGTGCTTGCATCCTGTACAATGCTAGCCATGAGAAGGGCCGTGATGCTTTTGCTGTTGCAGATGCTATAAGTCAAAAGATTGGCCTCACAACGTACTTCTTGAGGTTTGACGAATTGAGGAGAAGCTTGGCACATCCTTTGCCAGAGCAGCATCATCGCAAGGAGCTTTCCCGATCAAGTGCGAATAGCATGTCAGATTTCCAAGAAATTGAAGAGgatgaaacaaataaagatgatcAACACCCTGTCCTCTCAGAAATATTTGATTCACAGTTTGTTAATTTTCTTAGTAAGCTCGAGGCTGATATTAGAGAAAACATAATGGATATATTTAGTCGGACAAAAACTGCAACTGCACTCCTTCCTACTGAATTGGAGCAGAAGAACGGGGAGGTTGATGGAGAGTATATCAAACGACTAAAGTCGTTTGtagagaaacagtgcaatgagatGCAG GACTTGCTGGCTCGAAACGCAATGTTAGCAGAAGAGTTAGTGAGAACTGGTGGTGGTACCACCACAGATACTTCACAGAGACCGAACAACGGGCGAGAAAGGGTCCAGATCGAAGCCCTGAGACAAGAACTGGAGGGAGCGAGACGACAGATAGAGGCActcgaaactgacaagtcccagaTCGAAGCCGAAGCTAACAACCAACGAAACCTTGCAGTAAAACTGGAGTCCGATCTCAAGAGCTTGTCAGAAGCTTACAACAGCATAGAGCAGGCCAACTACCGCCTGGATGCCGAGGTAAAAACCTTGCGGCAGGGAGGCAGTGTGCCGTATCCTGACGTGGAGGCAATAAAGGCGCAAGCCAAGGAAGAGGCTGAGAAGGACAGTGAGGCGGAGCTGAACGATCTGCTTGTCTGCCTCGGTCAGGAACAAACTAAGGTTGAGAAGCTGAGCACAAGGCTGGCAGAGCTCGGCGAAGATGTGGATGCCCTTCTGCAAGGTATTGGTGACGACACTGCCATTCCggacgatgatgacgacgacgatgaagatagTGAAGAGTGA